One Lacipirellulaceae bacterium DNA window includes the following coding sequences:
- a CDS encoding MMPL family transporter, producing the protein MKQPSFLARKTLGQPNYFLIAMAVAFLVALMPRGARLAIESNTNKAEDWLPNNYPESVDLRWFRDHFVGQQFALVSWDGCTLGNDEKLNFFVKKLIPSKEAAAAAPKDSDLAQRAAWYQSIMTGPSVLERMSGPEGGIPYGVACKRIEGVLVGPKKVDESGETLGNESRTTCAVVFLTEKATQDNRTMRQAIEGITEVLVNECAIPEEEIRMGGPPVDNIQIDIEGERTLIRLAGLSGLVGFVLSYWCFRSVKLTSIVFAVGVISMGMSLAIVFYFGIAEYWLTGQPARLGTVDAILMSMPAVVFVLGLSSAIHTVNYYRDARRETGLHGAAESAVRMGWGPCALAAFTTSVGLGSLYASDILPIKKFGMFSAIAVLGTVGVLFTVLPVFLHRFPISDDLVKRQSSGKRDAHLPGWAQRIFGVVINHNLAAFAIWLCVMAGVGYGMTKIGTSVQLLKLLDEDADLIHDYAWLEENMGNLVPMEVVLTIPEERTAEPGETPDADGKQYRLTMVDRIAIVRLIQERIESLEEVSNSLSLATFAPKQSDSGFAVLDGSLDSTTNRRLTELRDELRNGDYLRFEKENEASDEIDRELWRISARVAALAEDNEGVDYGLFVKELAEAVDPVLLALDQRDVIVRELAKQDKKLRGARFVMLYRSNDKEDKLGDDSQEAILKELLLASGADRRGVVQFNLAKLDKPNRGSQEADDKYRDAAIEGLMNRYDAMVLVSAGSDPTAKQLAKEGLTVIDVTAPPLLSLTAETSAAKPQLRTDLPRPIRAVYTGMVPVVYKTQRELLKSLGESIGWATVLIAGVMMVVLRSPLAGLISMIPNVFPIVMVFGALGWLGIKVDIGIMMAASVALGVAVDDTVHFLTWYRRGVAQGLNRKEAAMLSYDRCATAMLQTTIIGGLGLAVFATSSFTPTQQLGYLLVTMLGTALVGDLLLLPAILCSPLGRFFGGEASPDVAQWPEVENAASEGDGGLSMGDDWQSDPDDQPGSHAMIDQEPEGPPPQEAAAKQVAAVDSSEEPSSDGRQSITHGPHAELHAKLRKLRRESSGR; encoded by the coding sequence ATGAAGCAACCCTCGTTCTTGGCCCGCAAGACGTTGGGGCAACCCAACTACTTTCTGATCGCAATGGCGGTCGCGTTTCTTGTTGCGCTGATGCCCCGCGGCGCACGGCTGGCGATTGAGAGCAACACGAACAAGGCAGAAGATTGGCTTCCCAACAACTACCCCGAGTCCGTTGATCTCCGTTGGTTTCGCGACCATTTCGTTGGCCAACAATTTGCTCTGGTAAGTTGGGACGGTTGTACCCTGGGGAATGACGAGAAACTGAACTTCTTCGTCAAGAAACTTATCCCCAGCAAAGAAGCGGCTGCCGCTGCCCCCAAGGATAGCGACCTAGCACAACGGGCCGCTTGGTATCAAAGCATCATGACTGGGCCCAGCGTTCTGGAGCGCATGTCGGGTCCCGAAGGAGGCATCCCCTACGGCGTTGCTTGTAAGCGTATCGAGGGTGTTCTCGTCGGACCTAAGAAAGTTGACGAATCGGGAGAAACGCTTGGAAACGAATCGCGGACGACTTGCGCCGTGGTCTTCCTGACCGAAAAGGCCACGCAAGACAACCGCACCATGCGGCAAGCGATCGAGGGAATCACTGAGGTCTTGGTCAACGAATGCGCGATCCCCGAAGAAGAGATCCGTATGGGTGGCCCTCCGGTTGACAATATTCAGATCGACATCGAAGGAGAACGGACGCTTATCCGATTAGCGGGACTCTCCGGTCTTGTTGGCTTCGTGCTTTCTTACTGGTGTTTTCGAAGCGTTAAGCTCACAAGCATTGTCTTTGCCGTGGGCGTGATCAGCATGGGCATGAGCCTGGCGATCGTGTTCTACTTTGGAATCGCTGAATACTGGTTAACTGGCCAACCGGCGAGGTTAGGCACCGTCGATGCCATTCTGATGTCCATGCCTGCAGTTGTTTTTGTGCTTGGACTATCAAGTGCCATCCACACGGTCAATTATTATCGGGATGCGCGACGCGAAACCGGCCTGCATGGGGCCGCTGAATCCGCGGTCCGCATGGGGTGGGGCCCCTGTGCCTTAGCCGCTTTCACGACATCCGTCGGCCTCGGTTCACTCTACGCCAGCGACATTCTACCGATCAAAAAGTTCGGCATGTTCAGCGCGATCGCGGTCTTAGGGACCGTGGGCGTTCTCTTTACGGTTCTGCCGGTCTTCCTCCATCGTTTCCCGATCAGCGACGACTTGGTTAAACGGCAATCAAGCGGCAAACGCGACGCACATCTCCCCGGCTGGGCTCAGCGAATCTTCGGCGTGGTGATCAATCACAATCTGGCTGCGTTTGCTATCTGGCTCTGCGTGATGGCAGGCGTGGGCTACGGTATGACCAAGATTGGCACGTCGGTCCAGTTGCTCAAGTTACTTGACGAAGACGCCGACCTCATCCACGACTACGCTTGGCTTGAAGAGAACATGGGGAATCTGGTCCCCATGGAAGTCGTGCTGACGATCCCTGAAGAACGAACCGCCGAACCGGGCGAGACCCCCGACGCCGACGGCAAACAATATCGTCTGACGATGGTCGATCGGATCGCGATCGTCCGACTGATTCAAGAACGCATCGAGTCGCTCGAAGAAGTCAGCAACTCGCTCTCACTTGCTACTTTCGCCCCCAAGCAAAGCGATTCCGGTTTTGCCGTCCTTGATGGATCGCTCGATTCAACCACAAATCGTCGCCTCACCGAACTGCGAGACGAGCTCCGCAATGGCGACTACCTTCGCTTCGAGAAAGAGAATGAGGCCAGTGACGAGATTGACCGCGAACTTTGGCGAATCAGTGCGCGCGTTGCAGCCCTCGCTGAAGATAACGAAGGCGTCGACTACGGCCTGTTCGTCAAAGAACTTGCAGAAGCAGTCGACCCGGTCCTACTTGCACTCGATCAACGCGACGTCATCGTCCGAGAGCTTGCGAAGCAAGACAAGAAGCTGCGTGGTGCCCGGTTTGTCATGCTGTATCGTTCGAATGACAAGGAGGACAAACTCGGCGATGATTCGCAAGAAGCGATCCTCAAAGAGCTACTGCTCGCCAGCGGTGCCGATCGTCGCGGAGTCGTGCAATTCAATCTGGCGAAGCTCGACAAGCCCAACCGAGGCAGCCAGGAAGCCGACGACAAGTATCGAGACGCAGCCATTGAAGGCTTGATGAATCGCTACGACGCGATGGTTCTCGTCTCTGCAGGCAGTGACCCCACGGCAAAGCAGCTTGCGAAAGAGGGGCTCACGGTGATCGATGTCACAGCTCCTCCGCTGCTCAGCCTAACAGCAGAAACGTCTGCAGCGAAGCCTCAACTCCGCACAGACTTACCGCGACCCATCCGTGCCGTCTACACCGGCATGGTCCCGGTCGTCTATAAAACGCAAAGAGAGCTCCTCAAAAGTCTGGGCGAAAGCATCGGCTGGGCGACCGTATTGATCGCCGGTGTGATGATGGTCGTCTTGCGTAGTCCCCTAGCGGGGCTGATTTCGATGATCCCCAACGTGTTCCCGATCGTCATGGTGTTTGGGGCACTGGGTTGGCTGGGCATCAAGGTCGACATCGGCATCATGATGGCCGCCAGTGTTGCCCTTGGCGTTGCCGTGGACGATACGGTGCACTTTCTCACTTGGTACCGACGCGGCGTAGCCCAGGGGCTGAATCGTAAAGAGGCGGCCATGCTCTCTTACGATCGTTGCGCGACAGCAATGTTGCAGACCACCATCATCGGTGGGCTCGGGCTGGCCGTCTTCGCGACGAGCTCCTTCACACCAACCCAACAGTTAGGCTACTTGTTGGTCACAATGCTCGGCACCGCCTTGGTCGGCGATTTGCTCCTGCTGCCAGCAATCTTATGCAGTCCACTTGGACGATTCTTCGGGGGCGAAGCCAGCCCTGACGTAGCACAGTGGCCGGAAGTTGAAAACGCAGCCAGCGAAGGCGACGGCGGCCTTTCAATGGGCGACGATTGGCAGAGCGATCCTGATGACCAGCCCGGCTCGCACGCGATGATCGACCAAGAGCCTGAAGGCCCACCTCCTCAAGAAGCTGCCGCAAAGCAAGTGGCAGCGGTAGATTCCTCTGAAGAGCCTTCTTCGGATGGCCGCCAATCCATCACCCACGGTCCACACGCCGAGTTGCACGCCAAGCTGCGGAAGTTGCGGCGGGAATCATCGGGGCGGTAG
- a CDS encoding BBP7 family outer membrane beta-barrel protein, with protein sequence MSDFDDWRDYRIFAESDGYSYTDGMRRSMKPLKPPAYFAPRGDLFEGNSSVKYNIALAIITLLGVSVGQAVAQVPAGSGAKPVGEGLPAEAVPPGMELPEGDLGASSPLTPDLMPPEIPDPAMDSSPFAARSGGEDDAIDPFIPGENVREFQCDPALLESSGTWLERGFWYAQADTVILNRTWERKGVLLMSEQGTGISGGGLFQFQVGNYLNIDGDKPGADATFRLTLGRFLFRDGENRDHTTEFSWWGDGHWNQEAQLRAATANGVSTAVGLQVSDFIDRVNSSFDGASFSRFVYESHLDSFEWNYHVKQRMARDRMELQPSGQWVRKANSTLTYSYLAGLRYINLREALDWQASGIPNAGGPTLDGRYFVTTDNNLLGTQLGGSVATERDRWSIEIMGKAGGYWNAMDTNTDFNIGTTNGNQANGEEDTLSFVGEARVTGRWHLKPNLSIRAGLELLYVNTIALAPFQVNFIQDANLPIVESGDAVYLGTSLGIEGYW encoded by the coding sequence ATGTCAGACTTTGACGATTGGCGCGATTATCGCATTTTTGCGGAATCTGACGGTTATTCCTATACCGACGGCATGCGAAGGTCGATGAAACCCTTGAAGCCACCGGCGTATTTTGCGCCGCGGGGGGACCTGTTCGAGGGGAATAGTTCGGTGAAATACAACATTGCTTTAGCGATCATCACTCTTCTAGGCGTGTCCGTAGGACAAGCTGTCGCACAAGTTCCCGCCGGGAGCGGGGCAAAACCCGTGGGCGAGGGACTCCCTGCCGAGGCTGTGCCTCCCGGCATGGAACTACCCGAGGGAGATCTCGGGGCTTCGAGCCCCCTGACCCCCGATTTGATGCCGCCGGAGATTCCTGATCCGGCAATGGACTCGTCGCCTTTTGCAGCACGCAGCGGCGGTGAAGATGATGCCATTGATCCTTTCATCCCAGGTGAAAATGTCCGCGAGTTCCAGTGCGATCCAGCACTATTAGAAAGTTCAGGCACTTGGCTGGAGCGAGGTTTCTGGTATGCCCAAGCCGACACGGTGATTCTCAATCGTACTTGGGAACGCAAAGGTGTACTCCTGATGAGCGAACAAGGCACTGGTATCAGTGGCGGCGGACTTTTCCAATTCCAAGTTGGTAACTACTTAAACATTGACGGTGATAAGCCAGGTGCCGATGCGACTTTTCGACTAACACTCGGCCGCTTTCTTTTTCGCGACGGAGAAAACCGCGATCACACCACCGAATTCTCTTGGTGGGGAGACGGCCACTGGAATCAAGAAGCACAACTCAGAGCGGCCACTGCTAATGGAGTAAGCACGGCTGTTGGTCTCCAAGTCAGCGACTTTATTGATCGCGTCAACAGCTCGTTTGACGGGGCTAGCTTCTCGCGGTTCGTTTACGAGAGTCACCTTGATTCATTCGAGTGGAATTATCACGTCAAGCAGCGCATGGCACGGGACCGCATGGAACTACAGCCCTCCGGACAGTGGGTTCGCAAAGCGAACAGTACTCTTACCTACAGTTATCTTGCAGGGCTACGTTACATCAACCTGCGTGAGGCACTTGATTGGCAAGCGAGTGGAATCCCCAATGCTGGTGGTCCAACTCTTGACGGTCGCTACTTTGTAACGACGGATAACAACCTGCTTGGCACTCAACTTGGCGGCAGTGTCGCCACCGAGCGTGATCGCTGGAGCATCGAGATCATGGGTAAAGCCGGCGGCTACTGGAACGCCATGGATACGAATACAGACTTCAATATTGGGACGACCAATGGGAATCAAGCAAATGGCGAAGAAGACACCCTCTCCTTCGTTGGCGAAGCACGTGTCACCGGCCGTTGGCACCTCAAGCCAAACTTATCGATCCGAGCTGGTCTTGAATTGCTGTATGTCAACACAATAGCTCTCGCGCCTTTCCAGGTGAATTTCATTCAAGATGCCAATCTGCCGATAGTCGAGTCAGGCGACGCCGTCTACCTAGGTACCTCGTTGGGTATCGAAGGTTATTGGTAG
- a CDS encoding transaldolase family protein, translating into MADSLKSIIDAGTKLWLDSVDPDLVKTNREFGATGATSNPIIISNLIKTGRYDDQLAELLAGDSTDEQAAWALTDQVVKAAQEVFHPVWQETKCNDGWVSFELDPLLEDPEKNIPHEERVAKYIELGTSWSEGQDNRMIKVPATEAGLGALEELAARGVTLNVTLIFTQDQYEQARDAIWRGAQRRDSLETFKSVYSIFISRVDVYTQQHVPELSEAAQGQVGLVNVKQMWQANEDFWSDHETPLEQEIVFASTGAKLEGDSEWKYVEALVGSGIQTNPPATNQAVADSGLEFSKTVHQMPGQAVIDEIAAKVKLDHLHETLMREGVQKFVDPQQALLKLVAEKREG; encoded by the coding sequence ATGGCAGATTCCTTGAAATCGATCATTGATGCTGGCACCAAGTTGTGGCTCGACTCGGTGGACCCTGACCTGGTGAAGACCAATCGTGAGTTCGGTGCAACTGGGGCGACCTCGAATCCCATCATCATCAGCAACCTGATCAAGACGGGCCGCTATGACGATCAGCTAGCGGAACTGCTAGCAGGTGATAGCACCGACGAGCAGGCAGCTTGGGCACTGACTGACCAAGTGGTGAAAGCAGCTCAAGAAGTCTTTCACCCTGTCTGGCAGGAGACCAAGTGCAATGACGGCTGGGTGAGCTTCGAACTCGATCCACTGCTCGAAGATCCCGAGAAGAACATTCCTCACGAGGAGCGTGTCGCCAAATACATTGAACTGGGCACTTCCTGGTCCGAGGGACAGGACAACCGCATGATCAAGGTCCCCGCCACCGAAGCGGGCCTCGGGGCGTTGGAGGAACTGGCCGCACGGGGTGTCACGCTAAACGTGACGCTCATTTTCACGCAGGATCAGTACGAGCAAGCCCGCGATGCCATCTGGCGGGGAGCACAGCGGCGCGATTCGTTGGAAACCTTTAAGAGTGTCTACAGCATCTTTATCTCGCGAGTCGACGTCTACACCCAGCAGCATGTGCCAGAACTGTCTGAAGCTGCTCAAGGGCAAGTCGGTTTGGTGAACGTCAAACAAATGTGGCAGGCGAACGAGGATTTCTGGTCCGACCACGAGACGCCGCTCGAGCAGGAGATCGTCTTCGCTAGCACGGGTGCTAAGCTGGAGGGCGATTCGGAGTGGAAGTATGTTGAAGCGCTCGTCGGCAGCGGGATCCAAACCAACCCACCCGCCACAAACCAAGCCGTCGCCGACAGCGGACTCGAATTCTCAAAGACGGTCCATCAAATGCCAGGGCAAGCCGTCATCGACGAGATCGCCGCCAAAGTGAAACTCGATCATCTGCACGAGACGCTAATGCGAGAAGGCGTGCAGAAGTTTGTCGATCCGCAACAGGCACTGCTGAAGTTGGTTGCTGAGAAACGGGAAGGTTGA
- a CDS encoding S41 family peptidase — protein MSHRNFLILIAATLVCYACYVRAEQNPYARYVAAGFSVIDRWALEQPPDEELFDGAMRGMIKVLEKHGDEHSQFVEAKRSSTFQEDITQEFGGVGIRLRLLGEPTVPTVVGPPEPGTPAFSSDIRSGDRIVAIDGQTTVDLTLDEIVRRVRGPLGEEVVLTVIHEGETKREKIPLVRARIVVPSILGDRHDGNNQWTYTLEEHPHLGYVRIIKFGEKTVDELREVLASLREQKVKGLILDLRDDYGGALDAAVSICDMLLPIGATILTTRDRHEQTRERYVSEYDGEYRDLPLAVLINHNSASASEIVAACLQDYDRAIIVGERSYGKGTVQRVLRLESGRSLLKLTSASFWRPSEKNIHRMADDDEADQWGVSPNSGYEVALDEEEYLAWRLYRSRRDVLGDGESDQQGNAALLKQLNSQDGKVPEDFQDRALQKAIEALRSEIGDSASAGE, from the coding sequence ATGTCCCACCGTAACTTCCTCATCCTGATTGCCGCGACGCTCGTTTGCTACGCCTGCTATGTGCGGGCGGAACAGAATCCTTATGCACGCTACGTGGCGGCGGGCTTTTCTGTGATCGACCGCTGGGCCCTCGAACAACCACCCGATGAGGAACTGTTCGATGGTGCCATGCGGGGAATGATCAAAGTGTTGGAGAAGCACGGGGACGAACATTCGCAGTTTGTCGAAGCCAAGCGGAGCAGCACGTTCCAGGAGGACATCACCCAAGAGTTTGGCGGTGTGGGTATCCGGCTGCGGTTACTCGGAGAGCCAACCGTCCCAACCGTAGTTGGTCCGCCCGAACCGGGCACGCCCGCGTTTTCGTCGGACATCCGTTCCGGCGACCGGATCGTGGCGATTGATGGTCAGACGACCGTAGACCTCACTCTCGATGAGATTGTCCGTCGTGTGCGCGGGCCGCTGGGTGAAGAAGTCGTGCTGACCGTGATCCATGAAGGAGAAACCAAACGCGAGAAGATTCCTCTGGTACGAGCAAGGATCGTCGTTCCCTCAATTCTCGGCGATCGGCACGACGGCAACAATCAGTGGACGTATACGCTCGAAGAGCATCCCCACCTCGGCTACGTGCGGATCATCAAGTTCGGCGAGAAAACCGTCGACGAGCTGCGCGAAGTCCTTGCTTCTTTGCGTGAGCAGAAAGTGAAGGGTCTGATTCTCGATCTGCGTGACGACTACGGCGGAGCCTTAGACGCGGCCGTATCGATTTGCGACATGTTACTGCCCATCGGAGCGACAATCCTCACCACACGCGATCGCCATGAGCAGACCCGCGAGCGATATGTCTCCGAGTACGACGGCGAGTATCGCGATCTTCCCCTAGCCGTGTTGATCAACCATAACAGTGCGAGTGCCAGCGAAATCGTCGCTGCTTGTTTGCAAGACTACGATCGCGCGATCATCGTCGGCGAGCGCTCCTACGGCAAGGGAACCGTGCAGCGTGTCTTACGGCTCGAGTCAGGACGCAGTCTCTTAAAACTCACCTCGGCCAGCTTCTGGCGACCCAGTGAGAAGAACATCCACCGCATGGCCGACGATGATGAGGCGGACCAGTGGGGCGTTTCGCCGAACAGCGGCTATGAAGTCGCGCTCGATGAGGAAGAGTACCTCGCCTGGCGACTGTATCGCAGCCGACGAGATGTGCTAGGTGACGGAGAGTCCGATCAACAGGGCAACGCCGCCTTGCTCAAACAGCTCAATTCGCAAGATGGGAAGGTGCCTGAGGACTTCCAAGATCGAGCGTTGCAGAAAGCGATCGAGGCTTTGAGAAGTGAGATCGGAGATTCTGCTTCGGCTGGTGAGTGA
- a CDS encoding DUF1214 domain-containing protein: MEPLGGQPPAGSKPSVVDLEYQVKYQRAFEAVLWGMPAVAIYRFRAAAMEDLEMKDNDIITYSETAKPNLEAITANSSTPYIAAYSDLQRGPVVLEVPEAGAEGSLYGQVVDAWQFTIADVGPGGLDQGKASKYLFTPPGFSEPVPEGYIHVPSPNYRIALAFRSIVAPGKTQRDAFDYAQKLRLYYLSEAENPPEQKFVDPVDERYATIPFFDERHFDDIHSIVSVEPIRPIDKHMTGLLASLGIEKGKPFKPDATTKRAMRQAAIDAWYYLQAKFDSLPEEERFWPDRHYYPLMLADDNRTFTYEYDDKIDVDARAMQYLWCTYVPKVLSDNPSTQYAVALADSTGELLKAGRTYRVTVPAKMPVKQFWALTVYDHATYGFIYTDSKRTTLSSYDLDNLIKNADGSVTLYVGAEAPDGLKSNWIPTAGKRPMPTFRFYGPTDDLNNRTFKMPDFELVK, encoded by the coding sequence ATGGAACCTCTAGGCGGCCAGCCGCCCGCGGGCAGCAAGCCCTCCGTCGTGGACTTGGAGTACCAAGTCAAATACCAGCGGGCGTTTGAAGCGGTGCTATGGGGCATGCCTGCGGTTGCGATTTATCGCTTCCGCGCGGCTGCAATGGAAGACCTGGAGATGAAGGATAATGACATCATCACTTACTCTGAGACGGCCAAACCGAATCTTGAAGCAATAACCGCTAACAGCAGCACACCCTACATTGCAGCGTACTCGGACCTGCAGCGGGGGCCTGTCGTACTCGAAGTCCCCGAAGCGGGTGCCGAGGGAAGCCTTTATGGGCAAGTTGTTGATGCCTGGCAATTCACGATTGCCGACGTCGGGCCCGGGGGGCTTGATCAGGGCAAGGCTAGCAAATACCTATTCACTCCTCCAGGATTTAGCGAGCCTGTCCCCGAAGGGTACATCCATGTTCCCTCACCGAACTATCGCATTGCTTTAGCGTTTCGGTCGATTGTCGCCCCGGGCAAGACGCAACGAGATGCCTTCGACTACGCCCAGAAACTGCGGCTCTACTATCTGTCCGAAGCAGAGAATCCGCCTGAGCAGAAATTCGTCGATCCCGTGGACGAGCGATACGCGACGATCCCCTTCTTTGATGAGCGACACTTTGACGACATCCATAGCATCGTTTCTGTCGAGCCCATTCGACCTATCGATAAGCACATGACGGGCTTGCTGGCGTCGTTAGGTATCGAGAAGGGTAAGCCCTTCAAACCGGACGCAACTACCAAGAGGGCAATGCGACAGGCGGCCATTGACGCTTGGTACTATTTGCAGGCCAAATTCGACAGCTTGCCAGAGGAGGAACGTTTTTGGCCCGACCGCCACTACTACCCGCTGATGCTGGCCGACGATAATCGGACCTTCACTTACGAGTACGATGACAAGATCGACGTTGATGCCCGCGCAATGCAGTACCTCTGGTGCACGTACGTACCCAAGGTTCTCTCCGATAATCCCTCTACGCAATACGCTGTCGCACTCGCGGATTCCACCGGAGAGCTTCTCAAGGCCGGTAGGACGTATCGGGTCACCGTACCCGCCAAGATGCCGGTCAAGCAGTTTTGGGCTCTGACCGTTTATGACCATGCAACGTATGGGTTTATCTATACGGATTCCAAACGCACAACGCTCTCAAGCTACGACCTCGACAACCTAATAAAGAACGCTGACGGGTCCGTGACGCTCTATGTCGGTGCTGAAGCGCCTGACGGATTAAAATCGAATTGGATCCCGACAGCCGGAAAACGCCCTATGCCAACGTTCCGCTTCTACGGTCCGACCGATGACCTAAACAACCGGACTTTCAAAATGCCCGACTTCGAACTGGTAAAGTGA
- a CDS encoding HlyD family efflux transporter periplasmic adaptor subunit, which translates to MPAEEITDPRIGVVAGAVRRVGGEPAPRLDQAKLDLKRTKVSAPFDGRVQTKMIGLGQMAGPNTPLGQIFAIDYAEVRLPISASQREFLTLPEFADDPPVEVELRDPITKASDTVWKAKIVRTEGVLDTDSRDLYAIARIDDPFGRRSKHPPLRIGQPVVASIDGVTLKDVIALPRAAVRQLDKVILVREDELTLLPTTITSLWSDDEHVIVDRSNIPPGMKLATTPMVFAPEGAKVDLIPEAMPTEAVANTTSSDSEASATP; encoded by the coding sequence GTGCCCGCAGAGGAAATCACGGACCCGAGGATCGGCGTGGTCGCGGGCGCCGTGCGACGCGTCGGCGGGGAGCCAGCCCCACGGCTCGATCAGGCGAAACTTGATCTGAAGCGAACCAAGGTATCTGCTCCCTTCGATGGTCGCGTGCAAACCAAGATGATCGGCCTGGGGCAAATGGCGGGTCCCAACACGCCACTGGGTCAGATCTTTGCAATCGATTACGCGGAAGTTCGTTTGCCGATTTCGGCAAGCCAGCGCGAGTTCCTTACGCTCCCCGAATTTGCCGATGACCCGCCCGTCGAAGTCGAGTTGCGTGACCCCATCACTAAAGCCTCAGATACCGTTTGGAAGGCGAAAATTGTCCGGACCGAGGGAGTGCTCGACACGGACTCGCGTGATCTCTACGCCATCGCACGAATTGATGATCCTTTCGGCCGGCGCTCCAAACACCCTCCGCTGAGGATTGGCCAACCCGTAGTTGCCTCGATTGATGGTGTGACCCTTAAAGACGTGATTGCTCTGCCGCGTGCTGCCGTACGGCAGTTGGATAAAGTCATCCTGGTACGAGAAGATGAACTGACATTATTACCCACCACGATCACTTCCCTGTGGTCGGACGATGAGCATGTGATTGTTGACCGTTCGAATATTCCCCCTGGAATGAAGCTTGCGACGACACCTATGGTGTTTGCCCCAGAGGGTGCCAAAGTGGATCTCATCCCTGAGGCGATGCCAACCGAGGCTGTAGCGAATACGACGTCCTCTGACAGTGAAGCCTCTGCAACCCCGTAG